One stretch of Gadus chalcogrammus isolate NIFS_2021 chromosome 14, NIFS_Gcha_1.0, whole genome shotgun sequence DNA includes these proteins:
- the secisbp2l gene encoding selenocysteine insertion sequence-binding protein 2-like isoform X3, protein MDASDNKDVKLSAEVEPFIPQRKGVEGHLVRMSLPGESGGNNNNNISSSNNNNGGGGGGGGGGGGGGVETTPIPSYLITCYPFVQENQPNRQHTAMYNGGELRWQQPNPNPGGPYLAYPIMPSPQPPVSNDYAYYQIMPAPCPPVMGFYQSFPGPYPGSVQAGVVNPVSAADVGERPHFGQAFGLTNQRGRALIRPPLLPKQQQQQQQQQQQQQQQQQLGACHPLRGRRPPTRSVAVQKEVCGAPGPNARARTVLLVDAAQQTDFPGEVAMRAGAEHGSPLLWKSRPKRRQGSNGGAEGYSEQGGGGGEVDVDSDSGYCSPKHNQTAAQHAAMGTPASTGVEAGVMTGSWVNVAPQAAQKPWGERNGPYHRGDQRKPPDQRGFPQDFHVGGYAGRLQHNLNANPTDKRLLPGGAPGSQAAPEPLYFEDEDEFPELAPSGLAQRNAKADSNTGPTQTQAKIHKNLLDNLPENSPMNIVQTPIPITTSVPKRAKSQRKKALAAALATAQEYSEISMEQRKLQEALTKAAGKKSKTPVQLDLGDMLAALEKHQQAMKARQLTNTKPLSFTVGTTAPFHSSGPSGVPSASKGHHHHQQQAGPPSHNALDSTAPRVRRGKEREMPKVKRPTALKKIILKEREGKKGKPSVEPGTSGPEGQNPDEELHFTDDLTQEPASQEENGLSMPSDASLSPASQNSPYSITPVSQGSPASSGIGSPMASNAITKIHSRRFREYCNQVLNKEIDESVTMLLQELVRFQERVYQKDPTKAKSKRRLVMGLREVTKHMKLSKIKCVIISPNCEKIQAKGGLDEALYNVIAMAREQEIPFVFALGRKALGRCVNKLVPVSVVGIFNFSGAEALFNQLVSLTEEARKAYKDMVSALEQEQAEEALKNVKKVPHHMGHSRNPSAASAISFCSVISEPISEVNEKEYETNWRSMVETSDAQEPAVAEPSRLAPASTSNAAAASQKDHHSPAAAASSTTTTTTTSSQVVTQASPAPQPRGSASMAGSGGGGEREEGRVDDRLELASQQSTETGSLDGSCREQLHSSITSTTSTLVPGMLEEEDEEEEEEEDYTPEPISVEVPPLSSRIESWVSKTLENLQLGKDQDSTDDEDEDEEETAGQSEEEIESADLPDERAEGEEQAETKKKAG, encoded by the exons ATGGATGCAAGTGACAACAAG GATGTAAAACTATCGGCAGAAGTGGAACCGTTCATCCCACAGAGGAAAGGTGTGGAAGGGCACTTGGTCAGAATGAGTCTCCCTGGAGAGTCTgggggcaacaacaacaacaacatcagcagcagcaacaacaacaacggcggtggtggtggaggcggaggcggaggaggaggaggaggagtcgagACAACCCCCATCCCCAGCTACCTCATCACCTGTTACCCCTTCGTCCAGGAGAACCAGCCCAACAG GCAGCACACGGCGATGTACAACGGAGGAGAGCTGCGCTGGCAGCAGCCCAACCCCAACCCCGGTGGGCCGTACCTGGCCTACCCCATCATGCCCTCCCCTCAGCCGCCGGTCTCCAACGACTACGCCTACTACCAGATCATGCCCGCACCGTGTCCGCCCGTCATGGGCTTCTATCAGTCCTTCCCCGGACCCTACCCCGGGTCCGTGCAGGCCGGGGTGGTGAACCCCGTCTCCGCGGCTGACGTCGGCGAGAGACCACATTTCGGACAAGCCTTTGgactgaccaatcagagaggaCGGGCTCTGATCCGGCCCCCTCTGCTGCCCAAG cagcagcagcagcagcagcagcagcagcagcagcagcagcagcagcagcagctgggggCGTGCCACCCTCTCCGGGGCCGGCGCCCCCCCACCAGGAGTGTAGCGGTGCAGAAGGAGGTgtgcggggccccggggcccaacGCTAGAGCCAGGACGGTCCTGCTGGTGGACGCAGCGCAGCAGACCG acttCCCCGGGGAGGTGGCCATGCGAGCGGGCGCGGAGCACGGCAGCCCCCTGCTGTGGAAGAGCCGGCCCAAGAGGAGGCAGGGGTCCAACGGGGGGGCGGAGGGCTACAGCGAgcaggggggcggcgggggagaGGTGGACGTCGACAGCGACAGCGGCTATTGCAGCCCCAAGCACAACCAGACGGCCGCCCAGCACGCCGCCATGGGCACGCCAGCGTCCAcg GGAGTAGAAGCAGGTGTGATGACAG gGAGCTGGGTGAATGTTGCCCCCCAGGCAGCCCAGAAGCCCTGGGGGGAGAGGAATGGCCCCTACcacagaggagaccagaggaagCCCCCTGACCAGAGAGGCTTCCCACAG GATTTCCATGTCGGAGGCTACGCTGGCCGCCTGCAGCACAACCTGAACGCCAACCCCACAGACAAGAGGCTGTTGCCCGGAGGGGCCCCCGGGTCCCAGGCCGCTCCCGAACCCCTGTACTTTGAG GATGAGGATGAGTTTCCGGAGCTGGCCCCAAGCGGGTTGGCCCAGCGCAACGCCAAGGCGGATTCCAACACGGGGCCGACGCAGACACAAGCCAAGATCCACAAGAACCTG CTGGACAACCTGCCGGAGAACTCCCCCATGAACATCGTGCAGACGCCCATCCCCATCACCACCTCGGTGCCCAAGCGGGCCAAGAGCCAGAGGAAGAAGGCGCTGGCGGCCGCCCTGGCCACGGCCCAGGAGTACTCCGAGATTAGCATGGAGCAGCGCAAACTACAg GAGGCGCTGACCAAGGCGGCGGGCAAGAAGAGCAAGACCCCGGTGCAGCTGGACCTGGGAGACATGCTGGCTGCGCTGGAGAAACACCAGCAGGCCATGAAGGCCCGGCAGCTCACCAACACCAAGCCACTGTCCTTCACAG TGGGGACGACGGCCCCCTTCCACAGCTCGGGCCCCAGTGGTGTGCCGTCCGCGTCCAagggccaccaccaccaccagcagcaggccGGGCCCCCCTCCCACAACGCCCTCGACTCCACCGCCCCCCGCGTCCGCAGGGGCAAGGAGCGAGAGATGCCCAAGGTCAAGCGTCCCACGGCGCTCAAGAAG ATCATCCTGAAGGAGCGCGAGGGGAAGAAGGGGAAGCCCAGCGTGGAGCCAGGGACCTCGGGCCCCGAGGGGCAGAACCCGGACGAGGAGCTCCACTTCACTGACGACCTCACGCAGGAGCCCGCCTCCCAAGAGG aGAACGGACTGAGCATGCCCAGTGACGCCTCCCTGTCACCGGCGAGTCAGAACTCTCCGTACAGCATCACGCCCGTGTCCCAGGGCTCCCCCGCCAGCTCTGGCATCGGCAGCCCTATGGCGTCCAACGCCATCACCAAGATCCACAGCCGGCGCTTCAGAGA GTACTGCAACCAGGTGCTGAATAAGGAGATAGACGAGAGCGTGACCATGCTGCTGCAGGAGCTGGTGCGCTTCCAGGAGCGCGTGTACCAGAAGGACCCCACCAAGGCCAAGTCAAAGCGGCGGCTGGTCATGGGCCTGCGGGAGGTCACTAAGCACATGAAGCTCAGCAAGATCAAGTGCGTCATCATCTCCCCCAACTGTGAGAAGATCCAGGCCAAAG GTGGGCTGGATGAAGCTCTGTACAACGTGATCGCCATGGCCAGGGAGCAGGAGATCCCCTTCGTGTTCGCCCTGGGCCGGAAGGCTCTGGGGCGCTGCGTCAACAAGCTGGTGCCCGTCAGCGTGGTGGGCATCTTCAACTTCTCGGGGGCCGAG GCCTTGTTCAACCAGCTGGTGTCCCTCACCGAGGAGGCCCGCAAGGCCTACAAGGACATGGTGTCGGccctggagcaggagcaggcTGAGGAGGCCCTGAAGAACGTCAAGAAGGTCCCCCACCACATGGGCCACTCCCGCAACccctccgccgcctccgccaTCTCCTTCTGCTCCGTCATCTCCGAGCCCATCTCTGAGGTCAACGAGAAGGAGTACG AGACCAACTGGAGGAGCATGGTGGAGACGTCCGACGCCCAGGAGCCTGCCGTGGCTGAGCCTAGCCGCCTGgcccccgcctccacctccaacgccgccgccgcctcccagAAGGACCACCACAgcccagccgccgccgccagcagcaccaccaccaccaccaccaccagcagccagGTGGTGACCCAGGCGTCGCCCGCGCCCCAGCCCAGGGGGAGTGCGTCGATGgcgggcagcggcggcggcggcgagcggGAGGAGGGCCGCGTGGACGACCGGCTGGAGCTGGCCTCTCAGCAGAGCACGGAGACGGGCTCCCTGGACGGCAGCTGCCGGGAGCAGCTGCACTcgtccatcacctccaccacctccaccctggtGCCGGgcatgctggaggaggaggacgaggaggaggaggaggaggaggactacaCGCCGGAGCCCATCTCGGTGGAGGTGCCGCCGCTGAGCAGCCGCATCGAGTCCTGGGTCTCCAAGACCCTGGAGAACCTGCAGCTGGGAAAGGACCAGGACAGCAcggacgacgaggacgaggacgaggaggagacggcgggacagagcgaggaggagatcgAGTCGGCCGACCTCCCGGATGAGCGGGCTGAAGGCGAGGAGCAGGCGGAGACCAAGAAGAAGGCGGGTTGA
- the secisbp2l gene encoding selenocysteine insertion sequence-binding protein 2-like isoform X1: protein MDASDNKDVKLSAEVEPFIPQRKGVEGHLVRMSLPGESGGNNNNNISSSNNNNGGGGGGGGGGGGGGVETTPIPSYLITCYPFVQENQPNRQHTAMYNGGELRWQQPNPNPGGPYLAYPIMPSPQPPVSNDYAYYQIMPAPCPPVMGFYQSFPGPYPGSVQAGVVNPVSAADVGERPHFGQAFGLTNQRGRALIRPPLLPKQQQQQQQQQQQQQQQQQLGACHPLRGRRPPTRSVAVQKEVCGAPGPNARARTVLLVDAAQQTDFPGEVAMRAGAEHGSPLLWKSRPKRRQGSNGGAEGYSEQGGGGGEVDVDSDSGYCSPKHNQTAAQHAAMGTPASTGVEAGVMTAGSWVNVAPQAAQKPWGERNGPYHRGDQRKPPDQRGFPQDFHVGGYAGRLQHNLNANPTDKRLLPGGAPGSQAAPEPLYFEDEDEFPELAPSGLAQRNAKADSNTGPTQTQAKIHKNLLDNLPENSPMNIVQTPIPITTSVPKRAKSQRKKALAAALATAQEYSEISMEQRKLQEALTKAAGKKSKTPVQLDLGDMLAALEKHQQAMKARQLTNTKPLSFTVGTTAPFHSSGPSGVPSASKGHHHHQQQAGPPSHNALDSTAPRVRRGKEREMPKVKRPTALKKIILKEREGKKGKPSVEPGTSGPEGQNPDEELHFTDDLTQEPASQEENGLSMPSDASLSPASQNSPYSITPVSQGSPASSGIGSPMASNAITKIHSRRFREYCNQVLNKEIDESVTMLLQELVRFQERVYQKDPTKAKSKRRLVMGLREVTKHMKLSKIKCVIISPNCEKIQAKGGLDEALYNVIAMAREQEIPFVFALGRKALGRCVNKLVPVSVVGIFNFSGAEALFNQLVSLTEEARKAYKDMVSALEQEQAEEALKNVKKVPHHMGHSRNPSAASAISFCSVISEPISEVNEKEYETNWRSMVETSDAQEPAVAEPSRLAPASTSNAAAASQKDHHSPAAAASSTTTTTTTSSQVVTQASPAPQPRGSASMAGSGGGGEREEGRVDDRLELASQQSTETGSLDGSCREQLHSSITSTTSTLVPGMLEEEDEEEEEEEDYTPEPISVEVPPLSSRIESWVSKTLENLQLGKDQDSTDDEDEDEEETAGQSEEEIESADLPDERAEGEEQAETKKKAG from the exons ATGGATGCAAGTGACAACAAG GATGTAAAACTATCGGCAGAAGTGGAACCGTTCATCCCACAGAGGAAAGGTGTGGAAGGGCACTTGGTCAGAATGAGTCTCCCTGGAGAGTCTgggggcaacaacaacaacaacatcagcagcagcaacaacaacaacggcggtggtggtggaggcggaggcggaggaggaggaggaggagtcgagACAACCCCCATCCCCAGCTACCTCATCACCTGTTACCCCTTCGTCCAGGAGAACCAGCCCAACAG GCAGCACACGGCGATGTACAACGGAGGAGAGCTGCGCTGGCAGCAGCCCAACCCCAACCCCGGTGGGCCGTACCTGGCCTACCCCATCATGCCCTCCCCTCAGCCGCCGGTCTCCAACGACTACGCCTACTACCAGATCATGCCCGCACCGTGTCCGCCCGTCATGGGCTTCTATCAGTCCTTCCCCGGACCCTACCCCGGGTCCGTGCAGGCCGGGGTGGTGAACCCCGTCTCCGCGGCTGACGTCGGCGAGAGACCACATTTCGGACAAGCCTTTGgactgaccaatcagagaggaCGGGCTCTGATCCGGCCCCCTCTGCTGCCCAAG cagcagcagcagcagcagcagcagcagcagcagcagcagcagcagcagcagctgggggCGTGCCACCCTCTCCGGGGCCGGCGCCCCCCCACCAGGAGTGTAGCGGTGCAGAAGGAGGTgtgcggggccccggggcccaacGCTAGAGCCAGGACGGTCCTGCTGGTGGACGCAGCGCAGCAGACCG acttCCCCGGGGAGGTGGCCATGCGAGCGGGCGCGGAGCACGGCAGCCCCCTGCTGTGGAAGAGCCGGCCCAAGAGGAGGCAGGGGTCCAACGGGGGGGCGGAGGGCTACAGCGAgcaggggggcggcgggggagaGGTGGACGTCGACAGCGACAGCGGCTATTGCAGCCCCAAGCACAACCAGACGGCCGCCCAGCACGCCGCCATGGGCACGCCAGCGTCCAcg GGAGTAGAAGCAGGTGTGATGACAG caggGAGCTGGGTGAATGTTGCCCCCCAGGCAGCCCAGAAGCCCTGGGGGGAGAGGAATGGCCCCTACcacagaggagaccagaggaagCCCCCTGACCAGAGAGGCTTCCCACAG GATTTCCATGTCGGAGGCTACGCTGGCCGCCTGCAGCACAACCTGAACGCCAACCCCACAGACAAGAGGCTGTTGCCCGGAGGGGCCCCCGGGTCCCAGGCCGCTCCCGAACCCCTGTACTTTGAG GATGAGGATGAGTTTCCGGAGCTGGCCCCAAGCGGGTTGGCCCAGCGCAACGCCAAGGCGGATTCCAACACGGGGCCGACGCAGACACAAGCCAAGATCCACAAGAACCTG CTGGACAACCTGCCGGAGAACTCCCCCATGAACATCGTGCAGACGCCCATCCCCATCACCACCTCGGTGCCCAAGCGGGCCAAGAGCCAGAGGAAGAAGGCGCTGGCGGCCGCCCTGGCCACGGCCCAGGAGTACTCCGAGATTAGCATGGAGCAGCGCAAACTACAg GAGGCGCTGACCAAGGCGGCGGGCAAGAAGAGCAAGACCCCGGTGCAGCTGGACCTGGGAGACATGCTGGCTGCGCTGGAGAAACACCAGCAGGCCATGAAGGCCCGGCAGCTCACCAACACCAAGCCACTGTCCTTCACAG TGGGGACGACGGCCCCCTTCCACAGCTCGGGCCCCAGTGGTGTGCCGTCCGCGTCCAagggccaccaccaccaccagcagcaggccGGGCCCCCCTCCCACAACGCCCTCGACTCCACCGCCCCCCGCGTCCGCAGGGGCAAGGAGCGAGAGATGCCCAAGGTCAAGCGTCCCACGGCGCTCAAGAAG ATCATCCTGAAGGAGCGCGAGGGGAAGAAGGGGAAGCCCAGCGTGGAGCCAGGGACCTCGGGCCCCGAGGGGCAGAACCCGGACGAGGAGCTCCACTTCACTGACGACCTCACGCAGGAGCCCGCCTCCCAAGAGG aGAACGGACTGAGCATGCCCAGTGACGCCTCCCTGTCACCGGCGAGTCAGAACTCTCCGTACAGCATCACGCCCGTGTCCCAGGGCTCCCCCGCCAGCTCTGGCATCGGCAGCCCTATGGCGTCCAACGCCATCACCAAGATCCACAGCCGGCGCTTCAGAGA GTACTGCAACCAGGTGCTGAATAAGGAGATAGACGAGAGCGTGACCATGCTGCTGCAGGAGCTGGTGCGCTTCCAGGAGCGCGTGTACCAGAAGGACCCCACCAAGGCCAAGTCAAAGCGGCGGCTGGTCATGGGCCTGCGGGAGGTCACTAAGCACATGAAGCTCAGCAAGATCAAGTGCGTCATCATCTCCCCCAACTGTGAGAAGATCCAGGCCAAAG GTGGGCTGGATGAAGCTCTGTACAACGTGATCGCCATGGCCAGGGAGCAGGAGATCCCCTTCGTGTTCGCCCTGGGCCGGAAGGCTCTGGGGCGCTGCGTCAACAAGCTGGTGCCCGTCAGCGTGGTGGGCATCTTCAACTTCTCGGGGGCCGAG GCCTTGTTCAACCAGCTGGTGTCCCTCACCGAGGAGGCCCGCAAGGCCTACAAGGACATGGTGTCGGccctggagcaggagcaggcTGAGGAGGCCCTGAAGAACGTCAAGAAGGTCCCCCACCACATGGGCCACTCCCGCAACccctccgccgcctccgccaTCTCCTTCTGCTCCGTCATCTCCGAGCCCATCTCTGAGGTCAACGAGAAGGAGTACG AGACCAACTGGAGGAGCATGGTGGAGACGTCCGACGCCCAGGAGCCTGCCGTGGCTGAGCCTAGCCGCCTGgcccccgcctccacctccaacgccgccgccgcctcccagAAGGACCACCACAgcccagccgccgccgccagcagcaccaccaccaccaccaccaccagcagccagGTGGTGACCCAGGCGTCGCCCGCGCCCCAGCCCAGGGGGAGTGCGTCGATGgcgggcagcggcggcggcggcgagcggGAGGAGGGCCGCGTGGACGACCGGCTGGAGCTGGCCTCTCAGCAGAGCACGGAGACGGGCTCCCTGGACGGCAGCTGCCGGGAGCAGCTGCACTcgtccatcacctccaccacctccaccctggtGCCGGgcatgctggaggaggaggacgaggaggaggaggaggaggaggactacaCGCCGGAGCCCATCTCGGTGGAGGTGCCGCCGCTGAGCAGCCGCATCGAGTCCTGGGTCTCCAAGACCCTGGAGAACCTGCAGCTGGGAAAGGACCAGGACAGCAcggacgacgaggacgaggacgaggaggagacggcgggacagagcgaggaggagatcgAGTCGGCCGACCTCCCGGATGAGCGGGCTGAAGGCGAGGAGCAGGCGGAGACCAAGAAGAAGGCGGGTTGA